The Populus alba chromosome 4, ASM523922v2, whole genome shotgun sequence genome contains a region encoding:
- the LOC118055142 gene encoding LOW QUALITY PROTEIN: general transcription factor IIH subunit 2 (The sequence of the model RefSeq protein was modified relative to this genomic sequence to represent the inferred CDS: deleted 1 base in 1 codon; substituted 1 base at 1 genomic stop codon): MTNNIAEKRRQQEEEDDEEDGDLDGWGERSYADERSWEALQEDESGLLRPLDNKAMYHAQYRRRLRSLSTAFXFQRIQKGLIRFLYIVLDLSRAASVMDFRPSRMAVVAQNVEAFIREFFDQNPLSQIALVSIKDGVAYSLTELGGSPESHIKALMAKLECSGDSSLQNALELVHEYLDKIPSYGNREVLILYSALTTCDPGDIMETIQKCKKSKMRCSVIGLSAEMFICKHLCQETGGLYSVALDESHFKELILEHAPPPPAIAEFAIANLIKMGFPQRAAEGSISICSCHKESKVGEGFICPRCKARVCELPTECRICGLTLVSSPHLARSYHHLFPIAPFDEVKPSRQNEPHRRSQKTCFGCQQSLVNPGNKPSLQVACPKCKQYFCLDCDIYIHESLHNCPGCESIRAS; encoded by the exons ATGACTAACAACATTGCTGAAAAAAGGAGgcagcaagaagaagaagatgatgaagaagatggtGATCTCGACGGTTGGGGAGAGAGAAGTTATGCTGATGAGAGATCTTGGGAAGCTTTACAAGAGGATGAGTCTGGGCTCCTTCGTCCTTTGGATAACAAAGCGATGTACCATGCTCAATATCGCCGTCGCCTTCGTTCTCTT TCTACTGCATTCTAATTCCAGCGTATTCAGAAAGGGCTCATTCGCTTTCTCTACATTGTCCTAGATCTCTCAAGg GCAGCATCGGTGATGGATTTTCGACCAAGCAGAATGGCTGTGGTTGCGCAAAATGTTGAGGCCTTTATAAGGGAGTTTTTTGATCAGAATCCACTTAGTCAGATTGCTTTGGTTAGTATAAAAGATGGGGTTGCTTATTCTTTAACGGAGCTTGGTGGGAGTCCTGAGTCTCATATTAAGGCTTTGATGGCAAAGTTGGAATGTTCTGGTGATTCGTCACTACAGAATGCATTGGAGCTTGTTCACGAGTATCTTGATAAAATTCCATCATATGGTAATCGTGAAGTTCTCATCTTATATTCTGCTCTTACGACCTGTGATCCAGGAGATATAATGGAGacaatccagaaatgcaagaagtCTAAAATGAGATGCTCAGTTATTGGCCTCTCTGCTGAAATGTTCATATGCAAGCATCTCTGCCAAGAAACTGGTGGATTGTACTCTGTTGCTTTGGATGAG AGTCACTTTAAAGAGTTAATATTGGAGCATGCACCCCCTCCTCCGGCAATAGCAGAATTTGCAATAGCTAACTTGATCAAGATGGGTTTCCCACAAAGAGCAGCAGAGGGTTCCATCTCGATATGTTCTTGTCATAAAGAATCGAAAGTTGGTGAGGGGTTTATTTGTCCAAGATGTAAAGCGCGCGTGTGTGAGCTTCCTACCGAATGCCGAATTTGTGGGTTGACACTTGTTTCTTCACCCCATTTAGCAAGGTCTTACCATCATCTCTTTCCCATAGCACCATTTGATGAGGTGAAACCATCACGTCAAAATGAACCACATCGTAGATCACAGAAAACTTGTTTCGGTTGCCAACAAAGCCTTGTCAATCCTG GCAACAAACCCAGCCTTCAAGTTGCTTGTCCAAAATGCAAACAGTACTTTTGCCTTGACTGTGACATTTACATTCATGAGAGCCTGCACAATTGCCCAGGTTGCGAGAGCATTAGAGCTTCATAG
- the LOC118055144 gene encoding large ribosomal subunit protein eL8y-like, which translates to MAPKRGVKGPLAAKKKPEKVVNPLFEKRPKQFGIGGALPPKKDLTRFVKWPHVVRIQRQRRILKQRLKVPPAVNQFTKTLDKNLATQLFKLFLKYRPEDKAAKKERLLKRAQAESEGKTVETKKPIVIKYGLNHVTYLIEQNKAQLVVIAHDVDPIELVVWLPALCRKMEVPYAIVKGKSRLGAIVHKKTASVLCLTSVKNEDKLEFSKVLEAVKANFNDKFDEHRKKWGGGIMGSKSLAKSKAKERVLAKEAAQRMS; encoded by the exons ATG GCTCCCAAAAGAGGTGTGAAGGGCCCACTGGCAGCAAAGAAGAAACCT GAAAAGGTAGTGAACCCTTTGTTTGAAAAACGTCCAAAGCAGTTTGGAATTGGCGGTGCACTTCCGCCAAAGAAGGATTTGACTAGATTTGTCAAGTGGCCACATGTTGTTCGTATTCAGAGGCAAAGAAGGATTCTGAAACAGCGTTTGAAGGTCCCTCCTGCTGTTAACCAGTTCACAAAAACACTTGACAAGAACCTTG CTACACAACTTTTCAAGTTGTTCCTAAAATATAGACCTGAGGACAAGGCTGCTAAGAAGGAAAGGCTTCTTAAGAGAGCACAAGCTGAATCTGAGGGGAAGACTGTGGAAACAAAGAAGCCTATTGTTATTAAATATGGTCTTAACCATGTCACTTACCTCATTGAGCAG AACAAGGCCCAGCTGGTGGTTATTGCACATGATGTAGATCCAATTGAGCTTGTTGTTTGGTTGCCTGCACTGTGCCGGAAAATGGAGGTTCCTTATGCCATTGTGAAGGGCAAGTCACGACTTGGAGCG attgTCCACAAGAAAACAGCTTCAGTTTTGTGCCTTACTTCTGTCAAGAATGAGGACAAATTGGAATTTAGCAAGGTTTTGGAGGCAGTCAAG GCTAACTTCAATGACAAGTTTGATGAGCACCGCAAGAAATGGGGTGGTGGCATCATGGGTTCCAAATCTCTGGCCAAGAGCAAAGCTAAGGAGAGAGTTTTAGCCAAGGAGGCTGCGCAAAGGATGTCTTGA
- the LOC118055145 gene encoding large ribosomal subunit protein eL8y-like — protein sequence MAPKRGVKAPLAAKKKPEKVVNPLFEKRPKQFGIGGALPPKKDLTRFVKWPHVVRIQRQRRILKQRLKVPPAVNQFTKTLDKNLATQLFKLFLKYRPEDKAAKKERLLKRAQAESEGKTMETKKPIVIKYGLNHVTYLIEQNKAQLVVIAHDVDPIELVVWLPALCRKMEVPYAIVKGKSRLGAIVHKKTASVLCLTSVKNEDKLEFSKVLEAVKANFNDKFDEHRKKWGGGIMGSKSLAKTKAKERVLAKEAAQRMS from the exons ATG GCTCCCAAAAGAGGTGTGAAGGCCCCATTAGCAGCAAAGAAGAAGCCT GAAAAGGTCGTAAACCCTTTGTTTGAGAAACGACCAAAGCAGTTTGGAATTGGTGGTGCCCTTCCACCCAAGAAGGATTTGACTAGATTTGTCAAGTGGCCACATGTTGTTCGTATTCAGAGGCAAAGAAGGATTCTGAAACAGCGTTTGAAGGTTCCTCCTGCTGTTAACCAGTTCACAAAAACACTTGACAAGAACCTTG CTACACAACTTTTCAAGCTGTTCCTAAAATATAGACCTGAGGACAAGGCTGCTAAGAAGGAAAGGCTTCTTAAGAGAGCGCAAGCTGAATCTGAGGGGAAGACTATGGAAACAAAGAAGCCTATTGTTATTAAATATGGTCTTAACCATGTTACTTACCTCATTGAGCAG AACAAGGCCCAGCTGGTGGTTATCGCGCATGATGTTGATCCAATTGAGCTTGTTGTTTGGCTGCCTGCATTGTGCCGGAAAATGGAGGTTCCTTATGCAATCGTGAAGGGCAAGTCACGTCTTGGAGCG ATTGTCCACAAGAAAACAGCATCAGTTTTGTGCCTTACATCAGTGAAGAATGAGGATAAATTGGAATTTAGCAAGGTTTTGGAGGCAGTCAAG GCTAACTTCAATGATAAGTTTGATGAGCACCGAAAGAAATGGGGCGGTGGCATCATGGGTTCCAAATCTCTGGCTAAGACCAAAGCTAAGGAGAGAGTCTTAGCCAAGGAGGCTGCCCAGAGAATGTCTTGA
- the LOC118055147 gene encoding uncharacterized protein isoform X1 has product MLIMPWFFIIFLLGFTFNNPLEASHGKKLPSAVVVGTVYCDTCFQEDFSRNSHFISGANVAVECKDEKSRPSFREEAKTDEHGEFKVHLPLSVSTHVEKIKRCSVELLSSSEPYCAVASTATSSSLRLKSRKEGTHIFSAGFFTFKPEKEPFLCNQKPRRENPREFSSKEASLPPFENPTFPPPLQDPETPVLPPPPKLPPLPQLPPLPPLPGLPLLPPIPANTEKTKTTESLKSTTLPDEKAVHHPNQFGFPTPPLFPPNPLQPPPIIQPPSLFPPILPPNPLQPPPTPSLPLPPIPGLTPTPSLPLPPIPGLTPSPLPPLPPLPPLPPLIPGIPPASSSSQKTSP; this is encoded by the exons atgctCATAATGCCTTGGTTTTTCATAATATTCCTTCTCGGTTTCACGTTTAATAACCCCTTAGAAGCCAGCCATGGAAAGAAACTTCCATCTGCAGTTGTTGTTGGCACTGTCTACTGCGACACGTGTTTCCAAGAGGATTTCTCAAGGAACAGTCACTTCATTTCAG GTGCAAATGTTGCTGTAGAATgcaaagatgagaaatcaaGACCCAGTTTCAGAGAAGAAGCGAAGACAGATGAACATGGAGAATTCAAGGTTCATTTGCCTCTCTCAGTGAGCACACATGTAGAGAAAATTAAGAGATGTTCAGTGGAGTTACTAAGTAGCAGTGAGCCTTATTGTGCTGTGGCATCCACAGCAACTTCATCGTCACTTCGTCTCAAGTCAAGAAAGGAAGGAACACATATATTTTCAGCTGGTTTTTTCACCTTCAAGCCTGAAAAAGAACCGTTCTTATGTAATCAAAAACCAAGAAGAGAAAATCCCAGGGAATTCAGTTCCAAAGAAGCCTCTCTACCTCCTTTTGAAAACCCAACATTTCCACCTCCACTTCAAGACCCGGAAACACctgttcttcctcctcctccaaaaTTGCCACCATTACCGCAACTCCCTCCTCTCCCACCTCTTCCAGGGCTACCTTTGCTTCCACCAATTCCAGCAAATACGGAAAAGACCAAAACTACAGAATCTCTTAAGAGCACAACATTACCAGATGAGAAAGCGGTGCACCATCCTAATCAGTTTGGCTTTCCAACACCACCACTTTTTCCACCAAACCCTTTACAGCCACCTCCAATAATTCAGCCACCTTCACTATTTCCACCCATACTTCCTCCTAACCCACTTCAGCCTCCTCCAACACCATCCCTTCCGTTGCCACCAATCCCTGGCCTAACTCCAACACCATCCCTTCCGTTGCCACCAATCCCTGGCCTAACTCCATCACCTCTCCCTCCTCTCCCTCCTCTCCCTCCTCTACCTCCTCTCATCCCTGGAATCCCCCCAGCTTCTTCATCTTCACAGAAAACATCTCCTTGA
- the LOC118055147 gene encoding uncharacterized protein isoform X2, producing the protein MLIMPWFFIIFLLGFTFNNPLEASHGKKLPSAVVVGTVYCDTCFQEDFSRNSHFISGANVAVECKDEKSRPSFREEAKTDEHGEFKVHLPLSVSTHVEKIKRCSVELLSSSEPYCAVASTATSSSLRLKSRKEGTHIFSAGFFTFKPEKEPFLCNQKPRRENPREFSSKEASLPPFENPTFPPPLQDPETPVLPPPPKLPPLPQLPPLPPLPGLPLLPPIPANTEKTKTTESLKSTTLPDEKAVHHPNQFGFPTPPLFPPNPLQPPPIIQPPSLFPPILPPNPLQPPPTPSLPLPPIPGLTPSPLPPLPPLPPLPPLIPGIPPASSSSQKTSP; encoded by the exons atgctCATAATGCCTTGGTTTTTCATAATATTCCTTCTCGGTTTCACGTTTAATAACCCCTTAGAAGCCAGCCATGGAAAGAAACTTCCATCTGCAGTTGTTGTTGGCACTGTCTACTGCGACACGTGTTTCCAAGAGGATTTCTCAAGGAACAGTCACTTCATTTCAG GTGCAAATGTTGCTGTAGAATgcaaagatgagaaatcaaGACCCAGTTTCAGAGAAGAAGCGAAGACAGATGAACATGGAGAATTCAAGGTTCATTTGCCTCTCTCAGTGAGCACACATGTAGAGAAAATTAAGAGATGTTCAGTGGAGTTACTAAGTAGCAGTGAGCCTTATTGTGCTGTGGCATCCACAGCAACTTCATCGTCACTTCGTCTCAAGTCAAGAAAGGAAGGAACACATATATTTTCAGCTGGTTTTTTCACCTTCAAGCCTGAAAAAGAACCGTTCTTATGTAATCAAAAACCAAGAAGAGAAAATCCCAGGGAATTCAGTTCCAAAGAAGCCTCTCTACCTCCTTTTGAAAACCCAACATTTCCACCTCCACTTCAAGACCCGGAAACACctgttcttcctcctcctccaaaaTTGCCACCATTACCGCAACTCCCTCCTCTCCCACCTCTTCCAGGGCTACCTTTGCTTCCACCAATTCCAGCAAATACGGAAAAGACCAAAACTACAGAATCTCTTAAGAGCACAACATTACCAGATGAGAAAGCGGTGCACCATCCTAATCAGTTTGGCTTTCCAACACCACCACTTTTTCCACCAAACCCTTTACAGCCACCTCCAATAATTCAGCCACCTTCACTATTTCCACCCATACTTCCTCCTAACCCACTTCAGCCTCCTCCAACACCATCCCTTCCGTTGCCACCAATCCCTGGC CTAACTCCATCACCTCTCCCTCCTCTCCCTCCTCTCCCTCCTCTACCTCCTCTCATCCCTGGAATCCCCCCAGCTTCTTCATCTTCACAGAAAACATCTCCTTGA